A single genomic interval of Festucalex cinctus isolate MCC-2025b chromosome 16, RoL_Fcin_1.0, whole genome shotgun sequence harbors:
- the redic1 gene encoding uncharacterized protein redic1 isoform X5, translated as MAPNRLCFKVIFTLGRELLLCMSPVVECSFSDNSASDYMPSKAEHLSPFSSSSSSSGRIFQQGRHIHPLPGWFLTPWGTSGQNQNTFQPFRKPGGMPEDNFRSSNPATLSAALFGIPHAAPDHQRPEDTFLSHRFEPEFTLDFALNQTGNKQQFDDIFKGFACDEYETDACHFGSEKAKLFNKEETSIQALASQTVPDPQSAGEQISPVVECSFSDNYVPHNAEHLSPFPSLSSSSSERIFQQGRHSHPLPGWFLTPWGTSGQDQNTFQPFCKPGGMPEDNFRSSNSATPSAALFGTPHAATDHQRAEDTLLSHRSQPEFTLDFALNQAGNEQQFDNIFKGFACDEYETDACHFGSEKAKIFFKDETSIQASTPQTIPEPQSVGEQLSIHNLNSYPELPYLPTFSCKWGYASSASSDGEESCHPPAYLQKHAPANSPQICACKEEASEKRDADTQTILQSTSEKFHVAIQCSLLSESSAPVVSLQQEATRVRTGCIEAPAKGSAKTKRKQTLRRNKKGNFLGLLNPNRRSNSRMSSQVSLQDTVSKNRKVGMQQSPLEQEPPDEAKSDNAPTRE; from the exons ATGGCACCAAATCGACTCTGTTTTAAAgtcatatttacacttggaagagagctcctgctgtgt ATGTCACCGGTTGTGGAGTGCTCCTTCTCAGACAACAGCGCATCCGACTACATGCCTTCCAAAGCGGAACACCTCAGCCCCTTCTCATCTTCGTCCTCCTCCTCAG GGAGAATCTTTCAGCAGGGAAGGCACATCCATCCACTTCCTGGCTGGTTCCTTACACCTTGGGGCACATCGGGTCAGAATCAGAACACG TTTCAGCCATTCCGTAAGCCGGGAGGGATGCCAGAAGACAACTTCAGGTCTTCTAACCCGGCCACACTCTCAGCAGCGCTCTTTGGCATTCCACA TGCAGCCCCTGATCACCAAAGACCTGAAGACACCTTCCTGAGCCATCGGTTTGAACCTGAGTTCACCCTGGACTTCGCTCTAAACCAGACAGGGAACAAGCAGCAATTTGACGACATCTTCAAGGGATTTGCTTGTGATGAATATGAAACTGATG CttgtcattttgggagtgaaaaaGCAAAGCTATTCAACAAGGAGGAAACTTCAATCCAAGCTTTAGCCTCACA AACTGTCCCTGATCCACAGTCGGCTGGAGAGCAG ATATCACCGGTTGTGGAGTGCTCCTTCTCAGACAACTACGTGCCGcacaatgcggaacacctcagCCCCTTCCCATccttgtcctcctcctcctcag AGAGAATCTTTCAGCAGGGAAGGCACAGCCATCCACTTCCTGGCTGGTTCCTTACACCTTGGGGCACATCGGGTCAGGATCAGAACACG TTTCAGCCATTCTGTAAGCCCGGAGGGATGCCAGAAGACAACTTCAGGTCTTCTAATTCGGCCACACCCTCAGCAGCGCTCTTTGGCACTCCACA TGCAGCCACTGATCACCAAAGAGCTGAAGACACCCTCCTGAGCCATCGGTCTCAACCTGAGTTCACCCTGGACTTCGCTCTAAACCAGGCAGGGAACGAGCAGCAATTTGACAACATCTTCAAGGGATTTGCTTGTGATGAATATGAAACTGATG CttgtcattttgggagtgaaaaaGCAAAGATATTCTTCAAGGATGAAACTTCAATCCAAGCTTCAACTCCACA AACTATCCCTGAGCCACAGTCTGTTGGCGAGCAG CTCTCCATTCACAATCTGAACT CATACCCAGAATTGCCATATTTGCCAACTTTCTCTTGCAAGTGGGGTTACGCGAGTTCAGCCTCCAGCGAC GGTGAAGAAAGTTGCCATCCTCCAGCATATCTTCAGAAACACGCCCCAGCCAATAGCCCGCAGATATGTGCATGCAAGGAAGAAGCCAGTGAAAAAAGAGATGCCGATACTCAAACCATCCTCCAGTCCACTTCCGAGAAATTCCACGTTGCTATTCAGTGCAGCCTGCTCTCGGAATCTTCGGCACCTGTCGTGTCACTACAGCAGGAAGCCACCAGGGTGCGCACTGGCTGCATAGAAGCTCCTGCCAAAGGAAGCGCAAAGACTAAAAGGAAGCAAACACTGCGCAGGAATAAGAAAGGCAACTTTTTAGGCCTTTTGAATCCAAATCGTCGAAGTAACAGCAGAATGAGTTCACAGGTGTCTCTTCAGGACACAGTGAGCAAAAACAGGAAAG TAGGCATGCAGCAGAGCCCCCTGGAGCAAGAGCCCCCGGATGAAGCAAAGTCGGACAACGCCCCCACCAGGGAGTAG
- the redic1 gene encoding uncharacterized protein redic1 isoform X1 has product MNWVGGSRKRLMTKDDTKKQREFFQKRKMQNKWENLAVSTPSSSKHSSFGSMDLLTMFVVNRIATKKELKDPPQVSVLGSKRGGKKRGVHPLVLPMSPGSPSQLSLVESQPQCRWNKGVQGGRTKKMIPQAFKIQRMSPVVECSFSDNSASDYMPSKAEHLSPFSSSSSSSGRIFQQGRHIHPLPGWFLTPWGTSGQNQNTFQPFRKPGGMPEDNFRSSNPATLSAALFGIPHAAPDHQRPEDTFLSHRFEPEFTLDFALNQTGNKQQFDDIFKGFACDEYETDACHFGSEKAKLFNKEETSIQALASQTVPDPQSAGEQISPVVECSFSDNYVPHNAEHLSPFPSLSSSSSERIFQQGRHSHPLPGWFLTPWGTSGQDQNTFQPFCKPGGMPEDNFRSSNSATPSAALFGTPHAATDHQRAEDTLLSHRSQPEFTLDFALNQAGNEQQFDNIFKGFACDEYETDACHFGSEKAKIFFKDETSIQASTPQTIPEPQSVGEQLSIHNLNSYPELPYLPTFSCKWGYASSASSDGEESCHPPAYLQKHAPANSPQICACKEEASEKRDADTQTILQSTSEKFHVAIQCSLLSESSAPVVSLQQEATRVRTGCIEAPAKGSAKTKRKQTLRRNKKGNFLGLLNPNRRSNSRMSSQVSLQDTVSKNRKVGMQQSPLEQEPPDEAKSDNAPTRE; this is encoded by the exons atgaactGGGTTGGCGGGTCGAG GAAGCGACTTATGACGAAAGATGATACGAAAAAGCAGCGG GAATTCTTTCAAAAGaggaaaatgcaaaataaatgggAAAACCTGGCAGTTTCCACACCTTCCTCATCTAAACACAGTTCCTTTGGCAGTATGGACCTTTTGACAATGTTTGTGGTCAACCGGATAGCTACAAAGAAAGAGCTTAAAG ATCCTCCCCAAGTATCAGTTTTGGGTTCCAAACGAGGAGGGAAGAAGCGGGGTGTCCACCCCTTGGTACTCCCAATGAGTCCCGGCTCTCCATCCCAGCTGAGTCTGGTTGAAAGCCAACCTCAATGCAGGTGGAACAAAGG TGTTCAAGGCGGTAGGACAAAAAAGATGATCCCACAAGCCTTCAAGATTCAACGA ATGTCACCGGTTGTGGAGTGCTCCTTCTCAGACAACAGCGCATCCGACTACATGCCTTCCAAAGCGGAACACCTCAGCCCCTTCTCATCTTCGTCCTCCTCCTCAG GGAGAATCTTTCAGCAGGGAAGGCACATCCATCCACTTCCTGGCTGGTTCCTTACACCTTGGGGCACATCGGGTCAGAATCAGAACACG TTTCAGCCATTCCGTAAGCCGGGAGGGATGCCAGAAGACAACTTCAGGTCTTCTAACCCGGCCACACTCTCAGCAGCGCTCTTTGGCATTCCACA TGCAGCCCCTGATCACCAAAGACCTGAAGACACCTTCCTGAGCCATCGGTTTGAACCTGAGTTCACCCTGGACTTCGCTCTAAACCAGACAGGGAACAAGCAGCAATTTGACGACATCTTCAAGGGATTTGCTTGTGATGAATATGAAACTGATG CttgtcattttgggagtgaaaaaGCAAAGCTATTCAACAAGGAGGAAACTTCAATCCAAGCTTTAGCCTCACA AACTGTCCCTGATCCACAGTCGGCTGGAGAGCAG ATATCACCGGTTGTGGAGTGCTCCTTCTCAGACAACTACGTGCCGcacaatgcggaacacctcagCCCCTTCCCATccttgtcctcctcctcctcag AGAGAATCTTTCAGCAGGGAAGGCACAGCCATCCACTTCCTGGCTGGTTCCTTACACCTTGGGGCACATCGGGTCAGGATCAGAACACG TTTCAGCCATTCTGTAAGCCCGGAGGGATGCCAGAAGACAACTTCAGGTCTTCTAATTCGGCCACACCCTCAGCAGCGCTCTTTGGCACTCCACA TGCAGCCACTGATCACCAAAGAGCTGAAGACACCCTCCTGAGCCATCGGTCTCAACCTGAGTTCACCCTGGACTTCGCTCTAAACCAGGCAGGGAACGAGCAGCAATTTGACAACATCTTCAAGGGATTTGCTTGTGATGAATATGAAACTGATG CttgtcattttgggagtgaaaaaGCAAAGATATTCTTCAAGGATGAAACTTCAATCCAAGCTTCAACTCCACA AACTATCCCTGAGCCACAGTCTGTTGGCGAGCAG CTCTCCATTCACAATCTGAACT CATACCCAGAATTGCCATATTTGCCAACTTTCTCTTGCAAGTGGGGTTACGCGAGTTCAGCCTCCAGCGAC GGTGAAGAAAGTTGCCATCCTCCAGCATATCTTCAGAAACACGCCCCAGCCAATAGCCCGCAGATATGTGCATGCAAGGAAGAAGCCAGTGAAAAAAGAGATGCCGATACTCAAACCATCCTCCAGTCCACTTCCGAGAAATTCCACGTTGCTATTCAGTGCAGCCTGCTCTCGGAATCTTCGGCACCTGTCGTGTCACTACAGCAGGAAGCCACCAGGGTGCGCACTGGCTGCATAGAAGCTCCTGCCAAAGGAAGCGCAAAGACTAAAAGGAAGCAAACACTGCGCAGGAATAAGAAAGGCAACTTTTTAGGCCTTTTGAATCCAAATCGTCGAAGTAACAGCAGAATGAGTTCACAGGTGTCTCTTCAGGACACAGTGAGCAAAAACAGGAAAG TAGGCATGCAGCAGAGCCCCCTGGAGCAAGAGCCCCCGGATGAAGCAAAGTCGGACAACGCCCCCACCAGGGAGTAG
- the redic1 gene encoding uncharacterized protein redic1 isoform X3: MNWVGGSRKRLMTKDDTKKQREFFQKRKMQNKWENLAVSTPSSSKHSSFGSMDLLTMFVVNRIATKKELKDPPQVSVLGSKRGGKKRGVHPLVLPMSPGSPSQLSLVESQPQCSVQGGRTKKMIPQAFKIQRMSPVVECSFSDNSASDYMPSKAEHLSPFSSSSSSSGRIFQQGRHIHPLPGWFLTPWGTSGQNQNTFQPFRKPGGMPEDNFRSSNPATLSAALFGIPHAAPDHQRPEDTFLSHRFEPEFTLDFALNQTGNKQQFDDIFKGFACDEYETDACHFGSEKAKLFNKEETSIQALASQTVPDPQSAGEQISPVVECSFSDNYVPHNAEHLSPFPSLSSSSSERIFQQGRHSHPLPGWFLTPWGTSGQDQNTFQPFCKPGGMPEDNFRSSNSATPSAALFGTPHAATDHQRAEDTLLSHRSQPEFTLDFALNQAGNEQQFDNIFKGFACDEYETDACHFGSEKAKIFFKDETSIQASTPQTIPEPQSVGEQLSIHNLNSYPELPYLPTFSCKWGYASSASSDGEESCHPPAYLQKHAPANSPQICACKEEASEKRDADTQTILQSTSEKFHVAIQCSLLSESSAPVVSLQQEATRVRTGCIEAPAKGSAKTKRKQTLRRNKKGNFLGLLNPNRRSNSRMSSQVSLQDTVSKNRKVGMQQSPLEQEPPDEAKSDNAPTRE; encoded by the exons atgaactGGGTTGGCGGGTCGAG GAAGCGACTTATGACGAAAGATGATACGAAAAAGCAGCGG GAATTCTTTCAAAAGaggaaaatgcaaaataaatgggAAAACCTGGCAGTTTCCACACCTTCCTCATCTAAACACAGTTCCTTTGGCAGTATGGACCTTTTGACAATGTTTGTGGTCAACCGGATAGCTACAAAGAAAGAGCTTAAAG ATCCTCCCCAAGTATCAGTTTTGGGTTCCAAACGAGGAGGGAAGAAGCGGGGTGTCCACCCCTTGGTACTCCCAATGAGTCCCGGCTCTCCATCCCAGCTGAGTCTGGTTGAAAGCCAACCTCAATGCAG TGTTCAAGGCGGTAGGACAAAAAAGATGATCCCACAAGCCTTCAAGATTCAACGA ATGTCACCGGTTGTGGAGTGCTCCTTCTCAGACAACAGCGCATCCGACTACATGCCTTCCAAAGCGGAACACCTCAGCCCCTTCTCATCTTCGTCCTCCTCCTCAG GGAGAATCTTTCAGCAGGGAAGGCACATCCATCCACTTCCTGGCTGGTTCCTTACACCTTGGGGCACATCGGGTCAGAATCAGAACACG TTTCAGCCATTCCGTAAGCCGGGAGGGATGCCAGAAGACAACTTCAGGTCTTCTAACCCGGCCACACTCTCAGCAGCGCTCTTTGGCATTCCACA TGCAGCCCCTGATCACCAAAGACCTGAAGACACCTTCCTGAGCCATCGGTTTGAACCTGAGTTCACCCTGGACTTCGCTCTAAACCAGACAGGGAACAAGCAGCAATTTGACGACATCTTCAAGGGATTTGCTTGTGATGAATATGAAACTGATG CttgtcattttgggagtgaaaaaGCAAAGCTATTCAACAAGGAGGAAACTTCAATCCAAGCTTTAGCCTCACA AACTGTCCCTGATCCACAGTCGGCTGGAGAGCAG ATATCACCGGTTGTGGAGTGCTCCTTCTCAGACAACTACGTGCCGcacaatgcggaacacctcagCCCCTTCCCATccttgtcctcctcctcctcag AGAGAATCTTTCAGCAGGGAAGGCACAGCCATCCACTTCCTGGCTGGTTCCTTACACCTTGGGGCACATCGGGTCAGGATCAGAACACG TTTCAGCCATTCTGTAAGCCCGGAGGGATGCCAGAAGACAACTTCAGGTCTTCTAATTCGGCCACACCCTCAGCAGCGCTCTTTGGCACTCCACA TGCAGCCACTGATCACCAAAGAGCTGAAGACACCCTCCTGAGCCATCGGTCTCAACCTGAGTTCACCCTGGACTTCGCTCTAAACCAGGCAGGGAACGAGCAGCAATTTGACAACATCTTCAAGGGATTTGCTTGTGATGAATATGAAACTGATG CttgtcattttgggagtgaaaaaGCAAAGATATTCTTCAAGGATGAAACTTCAATCCAAGCTTCAACTCCACA AACTATCCCTGAGCCACAGTCTGTTGGCGAGCAG CTCTCCATTCACAATCTGAACT CATACCCAGAATTGCCATATTTGCCAACTTTCTCTTGCAAGTGGGGTTACGCGAGTTCAGCCTCCAGCGAC GGTGAAGAAAGTTGCCATCCTCCAGCATATCTTCAGAAACACGCCCCAGCCAATAGCCCGCAGATATGTGCATGCAAGGAAGAAGCCAGTGAAAAAAGAGATGCCGATACTCAAACCATCCTCCAGTCCACTTCCGAGAAATTCCACGTTGCTATTCAGTGCAGCCTGCTCTCGGAATCTTCGGCACCTGTCGTGTCACTACAGCAGGAAGCCACCAGGGTGCGCACTGGCTGCATAGAAGCTCCTGCCAAAGGAAGCGCAAAGACTAAAAGGAAGCAAACACTGCGCAGGAATAAGAAAGGCAACTTTTTAGGCCTTTTGAATCCAAATCGTCGAAGTAACAGCAGAATGAGTTCACAGGTGTCTCTTCAGGACACAGTGAGCAAAAACAGGAAAG TAGGCATGCAGCAGAGCCCCCTGGAGCAAGAGCCCCCGGATGAAGCAAAGTCGGACAACGCCCCCACCAGGGAGTAG
- the redic1 gene encoding uncharacterized protein redic1 isoform X4 — protein sequence MNWVGGSRKRLMTKDDTKKQREFFQKRKMQNKWENLAVSTPSSSKHSSFGSMDLLTMFVVNRIATKKELKDPPQVSVLGSKRGGKKRGVHPLVLPMSPGSPSQLSLVESQPQCRWNKGVQGGRTKKMIPQAFKIQRMSPVVECSFSDNSASDYMPSKAEHLSPFSSSSSSSGRIFQQGRHIHPLPGWFLTPWGTSGQNQNTFQPFRKPGGMPEDNFRSSNPATLSAALFGIPHAAPDHQRPEDTFLSHRFEPEFTLDFALNQTGNKQQFDDIFKGFACDEYETDACHFGSEKAKLFNKEETSIQALASQTVPDPQSAGEQISPVVECSFSDNYVPHNAEHLSPFPSLSSSSSERIFQQGRHSHPLPGWFLTPWGTSGQDQNTFQPFCKPGGMPEDNFRSSNSATPSAALFGTPHAATDHQRAEDTLLSHRSQPEFTLDFALNQAGNEQQFDNIFKGFACDEYETDACHFGSEKAKIFFKDETSIQASTPQTIPEPQSVGEQDEVCSPPVKHTQNCHICQLSLASGVTRVQPPATVKKVAILQHIFRNTPQPIARRYVHARKKPVKKEMPILKPSSSPLPRNSTLLFSAACSRNLRHLSCHYSRKPPGCALAA from the exons atgaactGGGTTGGCGGGTCGAG GAAGCGACTTATGACGAAAGATGATACGAAAAAGCAGCGG GAATTCTTTCAAAAGaggaaaatgcaaaataaatgggAAAACCTGGCAGTTTCCACACCTTCCTCATCTAAACACAGTTCCTTTGGCAGTATGGACCTTTTGACAATGTTTGTGGTCAACCGGATAGCTACAAAGAAAGAGCTTAAAG ATCCTCCCCAAGTATCAGTTTTGGGTTCCAAACGAGGAGGGAAGAAGCGGGGTGTCCACCCCTTGGTACTCCCAATGAGTCCCGGCTCTCCATCCCAGCTGAGTCTGGTTGAAAGCCAACCTCAATGCAGGTGGAACAAAGG TGTTCAAGGCGGTAGGACAAAAAAGATGATCCCACAAGCCTTCAAGATTCAACGA ATGTCACCGGTTGTGGAGTGCTCCTTCTCAGACAACAGCGCATCCGACTACATGCCTTCCAAAGCGGAACACCTCAGCCCCTTCTCATCTTCGTCCTCCTCCTCAG GGAGAATCTTTCAGCAGGGAAGGCACATCCATCCACTTCCTGGCTGGTTCCTTACACCTTGGGGCACATCGGGTCAGAATCAGAACACG TTTCAGCCATTCCGTAAGCCGGGAGGGATGCCAGAAGACAACTTCAGGTCTTCTAACCCGGCCACACTCTCAGCAGCGCTCTTTGGCATTCCACA TGCAGCCCCTGATCACCAAAGACCTGAAGACACCTTCCTGAGCCATCGGTTTGAACCTGAGTTCACCCTGGACTTCGCTCTAAACCAGACAGGGAACAAGCAGCAATTTGACGACATCTTCAAGGGATTTGCTTGTGATGAATATGAAACTGATG CttgtcattttgggagtgaaaaaGCAAAGCTATTCAACAAGGAGGAAACTTCAATCCAAGCTTTAGCCTCACA AACTGTCCCTGATCCACAGTCGGCTGGAGAGCAG ATATCACCGGTTGTGGAGTGCTCCTTCTCAGACAACTACGTGCCGcacaatgcggaacacctcagCCCCTTCCCATccttgtcctcctcctcctcag AGAGAATCTTTCAGCAGGGAAGGCACAGCCATCCACTTCCTGGCTGGTTCCTTACACCTTGGGGCACATCGGGTCAGGATCAGAACACG TTTCAGCCATTCTGTAAGCCCGGAGGGATGCCAGAAGACAACTTCAGGTCTTCTAATTCGGCCACACCCTCAGCAGCGCTCTTTGGCACTCCACA TGCAGCCACTGATCACCAAAGAGCTGAAGACACCCTCCTGAGCCATCGGTCTCAACCTGAGTTCACCCTGGACTTCGCTCTAAACCAGGCAGGGAACGAGCAGCAATTTGACAACATCTTCAAGGGATTTGCTTGTGATGAATATGAAACTGATG CttgtcattttgggagtgaaaaaGCAAAGATATTCTTCAAGGATGAAACTTCAATCCAAGCTTCAACTCCACA AACTATCCCTGAGCCACAGTCTGTTGGCGAGCAG GATGAAGTTTGTTCTCCCCCTGTAAAGCATACCCAGAATTGCCATATTTGCCAACTTTCTCTTGCAAGTGGGGTTACGCGAGTTCAGCCTCCAGCGAC GGTGAAGAAAGTTGCCATCCTCCAGCATATCTTCAGAAACACGCCCCAGCCAATAGCCCGCAGATATGTGCATGCAAGGAAGAAGCCAGTGAAAAAAGAGATGCCGATACTCAAACCATCCTCCAGTCCACTTCCGAGAAATTCCACGTTGCTATTCAGTGCAGCCTGCTCTCGGAATCTTCGGCACCTGTCGTGTCACTACAGCAGGAAGCCACCAGGGTGCGCACTGGCTGCATAG
- the redic1 gene encoding uncharacterized protein redic1 isoform X2, which translates to MNWVGGSRKRLMTKDDTKKQREFFQKRKMQNKWENLAVSTPSSSKHSSFGSMDLLTMFVVNRIATKKELKDPPQVSVLGSKRGGKKRGVHPLVLPMSPGSPSQLSLVESQPQCRWNKGVQGGRTKKMIPQAFKIQRMSPVVECSFSDNSASDYMPSKAEHLSPFSSSSSSSGRIFQQGRHIHPLPGWFLTPWGTSGQNQNTFQPFRKPGGMPEDNFRSSNPATLSAALFGIPHAAPDHQRPEDTFLSHRFEPEFTLDFALNQTGNKQQFDDIFKGFACDEYETDACHFGSEKAKLFNKEETSIQALASQTVPDPQSAGEQISPVVECSFSDNYVPHNAEHLSPFPSLSSSSSERIFQQGRHSHPLPGWFLTPWGTSGQDQNTFQPFCKPGGMPEDNFRSSNSATPSAALFGTPHAATDHQRAEDTLLSHRSQPEFTLDFALNQAGNEQQFDNIFKGFACDEYETDACHFGSEKAKIFFKDETSIQASTPQTIPEPQSVGEQLSIHNLNSYPELPYLPTFSCKWGYASSASSDGEESCHPPAYLQKHAPANSPQICACKEEASEKRDADTQTILQSTSEKFHVAIQCSLLSESSAPVVSLQQEATRVRTGCIEAPAKGSAKTKRKQTLRRNKKGNFLGLLNPNRRSNSRMSSQVSLQDTVSKNRKGMQQSPLEQEPPDEAKSDNAPTRE; encoded by the exons atgaactGGGTTGGCGGGTCGAG GAAGCGACTTATGACGAAAGATGATACGAAAAAGCAGCGG GAATTCTTTCAAAAGaggaaaatgcaaaataaatgggAAAACCTGGCAGTTTCCACACCTTCCTCATCTAAACACAGTTCCTTTGGCAGTATGGACCTTTTGACAATGTTTGTGGTCAACCGGATAGCTACAAAGAAAGAGCTTAAAG ATCCTCCCCAAGTATCAGTTTTGGGTTCCAAACGAGGAGGGAAGAAGCGGGGTGTCCACCCCTTGGTACTCCCAATGAGTCCCGGCTCTCCATCCCAGCTGAGTCTGGTTGAAAGCCAACCTCAATGCAGGTGGAACAAAGG TGTTCAAGGCGGTAGGACAAAAAAGATGATCCCACAAGCCTTCAAGATTCAACGA ATGTCACCGGTTGTGGAGTGCTCCTTCTCAGACAACAGCGCATCCGACTACATGCCTTCCAAAGCGGAACACCTCAGCCCCTTCTCATCTTCGTCCTCCTCCTCAG GGAGAATCTTTCAGCAGGGAAGGCACATCCATCCACTTCCTGGCTGGTTCCTTACACCTTGGGGCACATCGGGTCAGAATCAGAACACG TTTCAGCCATTCCGTAAGCCGGGAGGGATGCCAGAAGACAACTTCAGGTCTTCTAACCCGGCCACACTCTCAGCAGCGCTCTTTGGCATTCCACA TGCAGCCCCTGATCACCAAAGACCTGAAGACACCTTCCTGAGCCATCGGTTTGAACCTGAGTTCACCCTGGACTTCGCTCTAAACCAGACAGGGAACAAGCAGCAATTTGACGACATCTTCAAGGGATTTGCTTGTGATGAATATGAAACTGATG CttgtcattttgggagtgaaaaaGCAAAGCTATTCAACAAGGAGGAAACTTCAATCCAAGCTTTAGCCTCACA AACTGTCCCTGATCCACAGTCGGCTGGAGAGCAG ATATCACCGGTTGTGGAGTGCTCCTTCTCAGACAACTACGTGCCGcacaatgcggaacacctcagCCCCTTCCCATccttgtcctcctcctcctcag AGAGAATCTTTCAGCAGGGAAGGCACAGCCATCCACTTCCTGGCTGGTTCCTTACACCTTGGGGCACATCGGGTCAGGATCAGAACACG TTTCAGCCATTCTGTAAGCCCGGAGGGATGCCAGAAGACAACTTCAGGTCTTCTAATTCGGCCACACCCTCAGCAGCGCTCTTTGGCACTCCACA TGCAGCCACTGATCACCAAAGAGCTGAAGACACCCTCCTGAGCCATCGGTCTCAACCTGAGTTCACCCTGGACTTCGCTCTAAACCAGGCAGGGAACGAGCAGCAATTTGACAACATCTTCAAGGGATTTGCTTGTGATGAATATGAAACTGATG CttgtcattttgggagtgaaaaaGCAAAGATATTCTTCAAGGATGAAACTTCAATCCAAGCTTCAACTCCACA AACTATCCCTGAGCCACAGTCTGTTGGCGAGCAG CTCTCCATTCACAATCTGAACT CATACCCAGAATTGCCATATTTGCCAACTTTCTCTTGCAAGTGGGGTTACGCGAGTTCAGCCTCCAGCGAC GGTGAAGAAAGTTGCCATCCTCCAGCATATCTTCAGAAACACGCCCCAGCCAATAGCCCGCAGATATGTGCATGCAAGGAAGAAGCCAGTGAAAAAAGAGATGCCGATACTCAAACCATCCTCCAGTCCACTTCCGAGAAATTCCACGTTGCTATTCAGTGCAGCCTGCTCTCGGAATCTTCGGCACCTGTCGTGTCACTACAGCAGGAAGCCACCAGGGTGCGCACTGGCTGCATAGAAGCTCCTGCCAAAGGAAGCGCAAAGACTAAAAGGAAGCAAACACTGCGCAGGAATAAGAAAGGCAACTTTTTAGGCCTTTTGAATCCAAATCGTCGAAGTAACAGCAGAATGAGTTCACAGGTGTCTCTTCAGGACACAGTGAGCAAAAACAGGAAAG GCATGCAGCAGAGCCCCCTGGAGCAAGAGCCCCCGGATGAAGCAAAGTCGGACAACGCCCCCACCAGGGAGTAG